From a single Hemibagrus wyckioides isolate EC202008001 linkage group LG27, SWU_Hwy_1.0, whole genome shotgun sequence genomic region:
- the dpep2 gene encoding dipeptidase 2 isoform X1, which yields MLALKALGVCELSLCCAFLLLLYGVQSDSSLTSKTLELMSKYRLIDGHNDLPLHLRMLQNNKLSQFNLYNSSKTATDITRLKAAHFGGQVFAAYVLCKAQDMDAVRLTLEQIDVIRRMCTEYPELELATTAAEMKATKKIACLISVEGGHSIDSSLPALRMFYQLGVRSLTLTHTCNTPWAETVSQTHSYYKRDNNSLTEFGKAVVHEMNRLGMMVDLSHTSWATARAVLKLSKAPVIFSHSSAYAICNDTRNVPDDLLLMLKANGGLIMVNFYSKFISCGAQATVSLVADHFDHLKRVIGAENIGIGGDYDGASGFPQGLEDVSKYPALIEELLRRNWSEEELADVLRFNFLRVFEEVEKIRDELRDTLPSEVVISLAEAQNKCRLVLAHPGISREKSSGMRVSCLLSSGALFWTILFFHFMLLHKPVYPN from the exons ATGTTAGCCCTAAAAGCACTGGGTGTTTGTGAGCTGAGCCTGTGCTGTGCTTTCCTCTTGCTCCTGTATGGAGTGCAGTCGGATTCCAGTTTGACCAGTAAAACGTTGGAGCTGATGTCTAAATACCGACTGATAGATGG ACACAATGACCTCCCTTTGCATCTCCGCATGCTCCAGAATAACAAACTCAGCCAGTTTAATTTGTACAACAGCTCGAAAACAGCTACGGATATTACCCGGCTCAAAGCCGCTCATTTTGGAGGACAG GTGTTTGCAGCATATGTGTTATGTAAAGCACAGGACATGGACGCAGTTAGATTGACATTGGAGCAGATTGATGTGATACGACGTATGTGCACCGAATACCCGGAGCTGGAGCTGGCTACCACTGCTGCAG AAATGAAAGCTACAAAGAAGATAGCTTGTTTGATCAGTGTGGAAGGAGGCCATTCAATTGATAGCAGTCTTCCAGCTTTACGCATGTTCTACCAACTTGGAGTGAGATCTctgaccctcacacacacctgcaacaCACCTTG ggCAGAAACTGTTTCCCAAACTCACTCTTACTACAAAAGAGACAACAATTCCTTGACAGAGTTCGGCaag GCAGTAGTGCATGAGATGAACAGGCTAGGAATGATGGTTGATCTGTCTCATACTTCCTGGGCTACAGCACGAGCCGTACTCAAACTTTCCAAAGCTCCAGTCATCTTCAGCCACTCTTCCGCCTATGCTATCTGTAACGACACACGCAACGTCCCTGATGATCTGCTTCTCATGCTG AAAGCAAATGGTGGGCTCATCATGGTAAACTTCTACAGTAAATTTATATCCTGTGGGGCTCAAGCAACTGTCTCTCTTGTAGCTG ACCATTTTGACCATCTTAAGCGTGTGATAGGAGCAGAGAATATTGGAATCGGTGGTGACTACGATGGGGCCAGTGG GTTTCCTCAGGGTCTGGAGGATGTGTCTAAATACCCTGCTCTGATTGAAGAACTATTGCGGAGGAACTGGAGCGAGGAGGAACTGGCAGACGTGCTGAGGTTCAACTTCCTCCGAGTGTTTGAGGAAGTAGAGAAG ATACGTGATGAACTGCGTGATACTCTTCCAAGTGAGGTGGTAATATCCCTTGCAGAGGCCCAAAACAAGTGCCGTTTGGTGTTGGCGCATCCAGGTATCTCCAGAGAGAAGTCATCTGGTATGCGAGTGAGTTGTCTTTTAAGCTCAGGTGCTCTGTTTTGGACTATTCTCTTTTTCCACTTTATGCTGCTGCATAAACCAGTATATCCGAACTGA
- the dpep2 gene encoding dipeptidase 2 isoform X2, whose translation MLQNNKLSQFNLYNSSKTATDITRLKAAHFGGQVFAAYVLCKAQDMDAVRLTLEQIDVIRRMCTEYPELELATTAAEMKATKKIACLISVEGGHSIDSSLPALRMFYQLGVRSLTLTHTCNTPWAETVSQTHSYYKRDNNSLTEFGKAVVHEMNRLGMMVDLSHTSWATARAVLKLSKAPVIFSHSSAYAICNDTRNVPDDLLLMLKANGGLIMVNFYSKFISCGAQATVSLVADHFDHLKRVIGAENIGIGGDYDGASGFPQGLEDVSKYPALIEELLRRNWSEEELADVLRFNFLRVFEEVEKIRDELRDTLPSEVVISLAEAQNKCRLVLAHPGISREKSSGMRVSCLLSSGALFWTILFFHFMLLHKPVYPN comes from the exons ATGCTCCAGAATAACAAACTCAGCCAGTTTAATTTGTACAACAGCTCGAAAACAGCTACGGATATTACCCGGCTCAAAGCCGCTCATTTTGGAGGACAG GTGTTTGCAGCATATGTGTTATGTAAAGCACAGGACATGGACGCAGTTAGATTGACATTGGAGCAGATTGATGTGATACGACGTATGTGCACCGAATACCCGGAGCTGGAGCTGGCTACCACTGCTGCAG AAATGAAAGCTACAAAGAAGATAGCTTGTTTGATCAGTGTGGAAGGAGGCCATTCAATTGATAGCAGTCTTCCAGCTTTACGCATGTTCTACCAACTTGGAGTGAGATCTctgaccctcacacacacctgcaacaCACCTTG ggCAGAAACTGTTTCCCAAACTCACTCTTACTACAAAAGAGACAACAATTCCTTGACAGAGTTCGGCaag GCAGTAGTGCATGAGATGAACAGGCTAGGAATGATGGTTGATCTGTCTCATACTTCCTGGGCTACAGCACGAGCCGTACTCAAACTTTCCAAAGCTCCAGTCATCTTCAGCCACTCTTCCGCCTATGCTATCTGTAACGACACACGCAACGTCCCTGATGATCTGCTTCTCATGCTG AAAGCAAATGGTGGGCTCATCATGGTAAACTTCTACAGTAAATTTATATCCTGTGGGGCTCAAGCAACTGTCTCTCTTGTAGCTG ACCATTTTGACCATCTTAAGCGTGTGATAGGAGCAGAGAATATTGGAATCGGTGGTGACTACGATGGGGCCAGTGG GTTTCCTCAGGGTCTGGAGGATGTGTCTAAATACCCTGCTCTGATTGAAGAACTATTGCGGAGGAACTGGAGCGAGGAGGAACTGGCAGACGTGCTGAGGTTCAACTTCCTCCGAGTGTTTGAGGAAGTAGAGAAG ATACGTGATGAACTGCGTGATACTCTTCCAAGTGAGGTGGTAATATCCCTTGCAGAGGCCCAAAACAAGTGCCGTTTGGTGTTGGCGCATCCAGGTATCTCCAGAGAGAAGTCATCTGGTATGCGAGTGAGTTGTCTTTTAAGCTCAGGTGCTCTGTTTTGGACTATTCTCTTTTTCCACTTTATGCTGCTGCATAAACCAGTATATCCGAACTGA
- the LOC131347431 gene encoding leucine-rich repeat-containing protein 36-like, with protein MNFGKAAKEKKKTQSDQQDLMRNTQVSADKELRQVGVRKSHNSNLEEYDKVSPGPSQSVLRSSSSPLPRSKDLRVTFQQENPNSFPRTKSKQKASPLLWSTEKQSVLTPTRSTPEIGSLYLDSDTTEGTNKPWDMNFRDVVLSRTEMNHPLAEADTELESRTDRLLRLTRDLYEVTHLPDAAMELFEMRQEERSPKFQPCMNSLLQSDKQETRQTPKQQLKKQGIFPESPGSPVPGPAVQLYGPDVCTVLRSLLDLVDEHWSGQFSLHLNLNFMVKAILLLLPLTNPVPSPQPEDKKVGGNNDEQKGKQESRVWWDVEKSRRLKSRVVNEQCGDEEWESCGEQPPAFGVSEVRRLKRQLAKTQHEQEWLKTRLITALKENFILREEKMKIIASLKSDTRLLDLGEHLDRETQVLRQQNKLLKQLERTLHLLQDNHRSLVSHHDLLQKLIKRTSNSSKTL; from the exons ATGAATTTTGGGAAGGCggcaaaagagaaaaagaaaacgcAAAGCGATCAGCAGGATCTTATGAG AAACACTCAGGTGTCGGCAGATAAGGAGTTGAGGCAGGTCGGTGTTAGGAAATCGCACAACTCCAACCTGGAAGAAT ATGACAAAGTATCTCCTGGTCCTTCTCAGTCTGTTCTGcgttcctcttcctctcctcttccacGGTCGAAAGATCTCAGAGTAACTTTTCAACAGGAAAATCCAAACAGCTTTCCAAGgacaaaaagcaaacaaaaagcaTCTCCTTTATTATGGAGCACTGAGAAGCAATCAGTACTCACTCCTACACGGAGCACACCAGAGATCGGATCTTTATATTTGGACTCCGATACTACAGAAGGAACCAATAAACCATGGGACATGAATTTTAGGGATGTTGTTTTGTCACGGACCGAAATGAATCACCCTTTGGCCGAAGCAGACACAGAGCTGGAATCACGTACTGACAGACTGCTCCGCCTTACCAGGG ACTTATATGAAGTGACGCACCTACCTGATGCTGCCATGGAGTTGTTTGAGATGAGACAAGAGGAAAGATCACCAAAATTTCAACCCTGCATGAATTCCTTATTACAGTCAGACAAACAGGAAACCCGGCAGACTCCTAAGCAACAGCTGAAGAAACAG GGGATCTTTCCAGAAAGCCCTGGAAGCCCTGTgcctggtccagctgtccagctcTATGGCCCtgatgtgtgtactgtgttGCGGAGTCTTCTGGACCTGGTGGACGAGCACTGGAGTGGGCaattctctctccatctcaatCTCAACTTTATGG TGAAAGCCATcctgcttttgttacctctgaCCAACCCTGTTCCATCACCCCAACCTGAGGACAAGAAAGTAGGAGGAAATAATGATGAACAGAAAGGGAAGCAGGAGAGCAGAGTATGGTGGGATGTGGAGAAATCAAGGCGGCTTAAGAGCAGAGTGGTGAATGAAcagtgtggagatgaggagtGGGAAAGCTGTGGAGAACAACCGCCAGCATTTGGTGTCTCTGAAGTTAGACGCCTGAAGAGACAGCTTGCCAAAACGCAACATGAACAG GAATGGCTGAAGACGAGACTGATCACGGCTTTGAAAGAGAACTTCATTTTGcgagaagagaaaatgaagatAATTGCAAGTCTGAAAAGTG acACCAGACTGTTGGACTTGGGGGAACATCTGGATAGAGAAACACAAGTTCTTCGACAGCAAAACAAGCTCTTAAAGCAGTTGGAACGAACACTGCACCTTCTACAAGACAATCACAG atccTTGGTATCCCATCATGACTTGCTTcagaaattaattaaaagaaCCAGCAATTCCAGTAAAACATTATAA
- the tppp3 gene encoding tubulin polymerization-promoting protein family member 3 gives MAESTDVDQLLSAFKKFAVHGDTKATGKEMNGKNWAKLCKDCKVIDGKNVTSTDVDIVFTKVKAKSSRVITYEEFLKALEDLSLKKFKGQSKEEALQAIHKLIEGKEPTNVGVTKVAKGGALDRLTDTTKYTGSHKERFDESGKGKGKSGREEIVENTGYVAAYKNAGTYDEKTKTK, from the exons ATGGCAGAGAGCACAGATGTGGACCAGCTGCTAAGTGCCTTTAAGAAGTTTGCTGTCCATGGAGACACCAAAGCCACAGGGAAGGAGATGAATGGCAAAAACTGGGCCAAACTCTGTAAGGACTGCAAAGTTATTGACGGCAAAAACGTCACGTCCACCGACGTAGATATCGTCTTCACCAAAGTCAA GGCAAAGTCTTCTCGGGTCATCACTTACGAGGAGTTTCTGAAAGCTCTGGAAGACCTGTCCTTGAAGAAGTTCAAAGGTCAAAGCAAGGAAGAAGCGTTGCAGGCCATACACAAGCTGATCGAGGGCAAGGAACCCACCAATGTTGGTGTAACG AAAGTGGCGAAGGGCGGAGCATTGGACAGACTAACAGACACTACCAAGTACACGGGATCGCACAAGGAGCGCTTTGACGAGAGTGGCAAAGGCAAAGGGAAAAGCGGACGCGAGGAGATCGTAGAGAACACTGGCTATGTAGCGGCATACAAGAACGCAGGGACTTATGATGAGAAGACCAAAACCAAGTGA